The following is a genomic window from Alkaliphilus sp. B6464.
CTCAAACATTAATCAGTGGTATTGCCTATGAAAGAGGGAAAAAGGCAGAAACAGCCCATAAATACAAAACAGCTATGGAGGAGTATGAAAAGGCATTAGAACAGTATCCAGATTCCACATTAATATTAGCTAAATTGGCGGTTACCTACTATCATAATAATAAAATTGAAGAAGTCATTAATACTATTGATATAATTGCTGGTAGGGATCTTGACGAACAGGATTTAGTTGAGGAAGTTAATGAAATTATGGATAAAATATCTAGAAATTTTTATCCAAGTGAGGAGTTAGTAAACGTATTAGATCAATATGATTTAGGAACCCAAGAGTTTTTTAATGAATTAGAAAATTGGGTCAATAAAAATCCAGATGATGTTTTTGCCATTTATTATTTAGCTAATATTTATTATGATCAAGAAAGATATGATGAATCAGAAGAGTACATGAATAAAATACTTAGTATTGATCCCACATTTTATGATGGCTATTTATTTCTTTCTGCGCTTTATAGGGAAAGAGGCGAGTTCGATCGAGGCATTGAATATTGCAACAAAGTTTTAGAACATAATATTGAAGATCCACGTGCTTATGTTGGATTAAGTAGAATTGAACTTAAAAGATATGAAGATAAAGCAGCATTGGACTTTGCAAAAAAGGCTCATGAGATTAGTCCGCAGGAACCATATTTTATATCAAATCTTGCTTTAGTATATCATTATAATGGTATGGAAGAAGAAAGAAATAAAACAATGGATTTACTTAGGAATCAGCAAAATGAGTACAGTGATAGGGAAATAGAATGGTTAGAAGATGTTATTTCGGGGCTTATCAAACTAAGATAGTAGATAATATAGGAAAAATGTTGAATTGTATTTATACTTATAAATATGAGAGGAGGTAGAATTAATGTATATAATACCAGGTTTTTTGGTTTCTATAGCAACCTTTCCAGGTGTAATTGTTCACGAACTTGCACATCAGTTGTTTTGTAGAATTACAAGGGTTGCAGTATTAGATGTTTGTTATTTTAGCCTAAAAAATCCAGCCGGATATGTAACACATGAGGTTCCTACAGAGCCTATTAAACAGTTATTAATAGGAATAGGACCATTTTTAATTAATACTACACTAGGTGCTTTGATAGCTCTTCCAGGAGCTATACCAGTAATTAGGTTTGGTGATGGTCATACAATAGATTATTTTTTTATATGGCTAGGTATTTCTATAGCAATGCACTCTTTTCCCAGTATTCAAGATGCTAAAAATATTTGGAGTGGAATTAAAAAAGAAGAAACACCAATGTGGATTAGAATATTAGCTACACCTATTGTTGGACTTATTTATCTATGCACTATTGCATCTGTATTATGGTTTGATGTTATTTATGGTCTGTTTGTAGCTATGTTAATTCCAAATATTGTTATAAAGCTATTGGCTTAGTTATTAAGTATCCGTTTAAATCTATAATATTATTGAGATTAAGGTTAATTCCTTTAAATAGAATAGCAAAAAAGAAGTGAAAATCCGGCATTTTCACTTCTTTTTTTTATTTAACAACATATATATGTAAAAGAGAAATTTTATTGGACTAACTAAAATAGTAATAAACTTTTTAACATATTTTGTACACAACAAAATATAGTATAGTAAGGATTTTAAAAGATTTCGGGAGGAGGCAAACATATGTCTGTTGAACTAATAAGAGATTTATTTAAACTGGATCAAGTAGTAGGTGAAAATATTGCTCAGACGATTGTAGAAGGAGATATTCTAGTACCTGATACAAAGCCTGATATTACAAGAGTTTTATCTGCCGATGGTAAAGTGCAATTAACTAAGCAAGAGGTAATGGATAACAGAATTGCTGTAGAAGGGACTACATATTTTAAGATTTTATATGTTTCTGAAAAAGGAGAA
Proteins encoded in this region:
- a CDS encoding metalloprotease family protein, coding for MYIIPGFLVSIATFPGVIVHELAHQLFCRITRVAVLDVCYFSLKNPAGYVTHEVPTEPIKQLLIGIGPFLINTTLGALIALPGAIPVIRFGDGHTIDYFFIWLGISIAMHSFPSIQDAKNIWSGIKKEETPMWIRILATPIVGLIYLCTIASVLWFDVIYGLFVAMLIPNIVIKLLA
- a CDS encoding tetratricopeptide repeat protein codes for the protein MSEEVMEQDYVDDGVCKNCNSPNVEEGYNLALCRECREEFVRRPIPLWVKGFIIILISTFIAGIMRFPQTLISGIAYERGKKAETAHKYKTAMEEYEKALEQYPDSTLILAKLAVTYYHNNKIEEVINTIDIIAGRDLDEQDLVEEVNEIMDKISRNFYPSEELVNVLDQYDLGTQEFFNELENWVNKNPDDVFAIYYLANIYYDQERYDESEEYMNKILSIDPTFYDGYLFLSALYRERGEFDRGIEYCNKVLEHNIEDPRAYVGLSRIELKRYEDKAALDFAKKAHEISPQEPYFISNLALVYHYNGMEEERNKTMDLLRNQQNEYSDREIEWLEDVISGLIKLR